Below is a genomic region from Salmo salar chromosome ssa11, Ssal_v3.1, whole genome shotgun sequence.
TGTTGCgccacacgtgcgcacacacacacacacacacacacacacacacacacacacacacacacacacacacacacacacacacacacacacacacacacacacacacacgaggccaTGCTTGGGAAACACACTGGTCGGTGAAGGGGACAGAGAATGTTCTTGAAGTTTGGCATGGAGGGCTCCGTCTTTCtggaacacacacaaatacacacacggaCAAAGAGTTGGCCACATGTCAATGTGTTTGCAGCATGTGGACCCCTCCCTCGGCTTGTCCATCAGTCCCTCAGCTCTGCCCTCCAGTGATGTCACAGTCCCAGGGGTGGAGCCTTAGAAGATCTCAGGGCATTGGCTCCAGTCCTGTCTGTCTTTGGCCTCCCAGTATCCACCCCTGTACACGTAAGTGCTTTCCCCCGTTGAATCATCTGTCCTCCTCTCAAACCACAGTGGCTGGAAGCCCTCGATGTCTTGGCCTAAGTAGTCAgagacacaaacatacacagatgTAACTCAATATGGGTAACATCTTGCTGACATACACTGTATTGCAATTGTCACACTTTTGCTTCCTAGTTTCTATACTGTAATCTCTCTTGAGATGTCCTTTCACTCCCCTCCTCACCTTCCTCCAGGACCTGTGTGGCCTgtgcctccctcttcctcctctccagccTCTGTCGTTCCTCCAGACGCTGTTTGTGGGCGTTGGCCTCGTCCCATAGCCCCGCCTCCATCAGCCGTTGGTCGGGCCTCAGGCGGCTGTCAGTCGGGGCCACGCCCTCCTCAGGTTCGTTCAGGGTCAGGGCCAGGGAGGAGAAGAAGTGCATGTTCTCAGAATTCTCCCTGGGGAGTGGAGAGAAAACACTGAGGTGAGACAGATAGATAggatggacagagggagagggtgagtagCGACGGGTAGTGATGTGGGAGTAAGAAGTGTCGCAAGGATGCAAGAGGAGTGGAATCAAAAAGGTTTACGTGCTTAAGGCTGACTTGATAATATGCAGGCAGGTTGATCTTACGGGAGAGGGTATTTCTTCCACAGCACTTTGGGCtggagggtctgatagagggtctTCTGTTTGCCCTCTGACCCTCCACATCCCCGGCTACTCTCCACTATCTTGGCGCTCTCCATCTTGTCGTCCCAGGTCCCAGACAGAATGTGATGGGCCGTGCCCTCGCTGTCTGCTACCACACCTGTCACCTGGAGTCACAacatcagagggagggaggagacattGAGGATGTGGGAAGGACTGCCCCTGTTTCTAAAACCATAGATTTACCTTGCGTGAGAGGTCTCTGGAGAAATAACTGTAAGGGACAAACTTGAGGTGGCAGGTGTCCTTGGTCCTGTGGTTGACTATTTCAATGTCCCCAGACTACAAAGAGAAAAACACAGGCTATTTATCCCATGCCACAGGCTGATGATTCTCCTGGTGGAAATTAGCTTCAGCATTATCTACACACAGTCAACAATGTGATTACAAAATACTTCTGGTTTATCAATGTTAGCAATATATCATAATCATTACTATTGGTGTCATTAATCCTGAGGGACAATGTTGAGAGTGAGGACAGCAAAGCAggacagggagggatggagatagatagACGGGAAAAAACAGATTGGATTGTGTTTTTGGCAAACATGGAGACCTGATGATTCATGCAGACATAATGAGAGAGCAGAGTGAGGCAGATTCTCTACAACACCGcccaccacaggaggctgctgaggggaggacagctcataataatgtccggaatgaagcgaatggaatcaaacacatggaaaccatgtcgctgtctctgcctggccggttcccctctctccactgggattatctgcctctaaccctattacaggggctgagtcactgcctTACtgttgctcttccatgccgtccctaggaggggtgcgtcacttgagtgggttgagtcactgacgtgatcttcctgtctgggttggtgcccccctttgggttgtgccgtggcggacatctttgtgggctatactcggccttgtctcaggatggtaagttggtggttgaagatatccctctagtggtgtgggggctgtgctttggcaaagtgggtggggttatatcctgcctgtttggccctgtctgggggtatcgtcggatggggccacagtgtctcccgacccctcctgtctcagcctccagaattaatgctgcagtagtttatgtgtcggagggctagggtcagtctgttatatctggagtatttctcctgtcttatccggtgtcctgtgtgaatttaagtatgttctctctaaatctctctctttctttctctcactattggaggacctgagccctaggaccatgcctcaggactacctggcctgatgactcattgctgtccccagtccacctggccgtgctgctgctccagtttcaactgttctgcctgcggctatggaaccctgacctgttcaccgggcgtgctacctgtcccagacctgctgtgttcaactctctagagacagcaggagcggtagagatactctgaatgatcggctatgaaaagccaactgacatttactcctgaggtgctgacctgttgcaccctcgacaaccactgtgattattattatttgaccctgctggtcatctatgaacatttgggctacgtactgttataatctccacccggcacagccagaagaggactggccacccctcataacctggttcctctctaggtttcttcctaggttctggcctttctagggagtttttgccagccaccgtgcttctacacctgcattgcttgctgtttggggttttaggctgggtttctgtacagcacttttgagatatcagctgatgtaagaagggctttataaatacatttgatttgtttgatgtattcgataccattccaccccagTCATTACTGCGACCCCGTCCTCCTCAATGAAGCTGCCCCAACCTCCTGTGCCGcacttaatttgatcacttttgttgctgagaattgtcATGCGCCGCAGGAAATGCAGAACAACTTTGtgttttacataaattcactgaaaacccacagttACATTAAGAGAATTGCACTTTTCATGcagcctacttttggccagccAATAGCCTAACCACCAATCAAGCACCATTAAGGACTAaatgttcaaatcctgttgctgcaggattacttagctgtgacaatataggtctttttttttttgttcatcctacatctgtatataaaCAATAGGGATAAACGGACTGtatacaaatacacaaacacacattaaataTGTGAGACACTCACCTGGTCAATCCACAGTTTGCCCACTATGATGTTGTGCACCGTGGAGGTGACTTTGCCCCACACATAGTGATTCCCACTGGAGTGGAACTGCAGGTGGATGCAGCCTAGAGAGAAAGATAATTCAAATaaacaacattaaacaaaatgtCTAATTAAGATGGATTTGAAATAGCTATGTGACATGATTCTGTATATGTAACCAGTATTTAGTGCATATTGGAGGACAATGTATGTACTGGGTATGCACGGCACACCTAATGGCATTACAGAGATGTATTTCCCTCTGAACTTGCTGTCGATAGTGATCTCCTGCCACAGGGTCCAGCCTCGCTGTGACGTCACATGGTGGGCGGCGGCTGGGGGGTGGTGACTGACctgagagagcaggaggaggagggtgacgTCATCAGTAGGGCGTGGGCcattctgtttgtctctgtgcatCTTAGACATACATGTTTCAGAGAGAGAGCGTGCCGGGGTGTtccggtgtgtgtgttgtgtctgacCTGCTCGCAGATGGAGCGGTAGCCGAAGTCGTCCAGCCGGTCCAGCTCGTAGGTCTCCCCCAGCAGGGGGTTGAAGGGCTTGGCAGTGCGGTGGATGGTGGTGGAGTAGGAGGACA
It encodes:
- the LOC106563185 gene encoding oxysterol-binding protein 2 isoform X3; protein product: MINACRDFLDVAETHSRRWQRALQYEREQRHHLEETIEQLAKQHNSLERAWREAPSTHPDGGERTQEGDASDENEDTEFFDAMEDSPAFITVTASDHTQHRRSGSNQSIMSGGLPNNEWSHNENDSGSNNVQLRRVRRSRIPNKPNYSLNLWSIMKNCIGKELSKIPMPVNFNEPLSMLQRLTEDLEYSDLLDRASRCESSLEQMCLVAAFSVSSYSTTIHRTAKPFNPLLGETYELDRLDDFGYRSICEQVSHHPPAAAHHVTSQRGWTLWQEITIDSKFRGKYISVMPLGCIHLQFHSSGNHYVWGKVTSTVHNIIVGKLWIDQSGDIEIVNHRTKDTCHLKFVPYSYFSRDLSRKVTGVVADSEGTAHHILSGTWDDKMESAKIVESSRGCGGSEGKQKTLYQTLQPKVLWKKYPLPENSENMHFFSSLALTLNEPEEGVAPTDSRLRPDQRLMEAGLWDEANAHKQRLEERQRLERRKREAQATQVLEEGQDIEGFQPLWFERRTDDSTGESTYVYRGGYWEAKDRQDWSQCPEIF